The following proteins are encoded in a genomic region of Brachionichthys hirsutus isolate HB-005 chromosome 14, CSIRO-AGI_Bhir_v1, whole genome shotgun sequence:
- the dlec1 gene encoding deleted in lung and esophageal cancer protein 1 — protein sequence MLREPEPGNTSRSDPSVTRHRPASLKSQDISHVFGSTFKELYTKDVTGEDTLSNLIKTDKGRSRYHNRHVEELQQAHFEYRQRVREADMLENHIIQARARAEETERQAYERKRDMMGERCDQPGLLPVKSAFSWCADSDLLRMNDLISPRDYLTAHKPPEQAPAAMKYNPNKPTVAYSMRASRGPQDDGYTPIPGPERNESDLSLTLESSSDTPKRKTTQSEQLHQTKSRLKWKDEPSTKDRAEGREYLQRLKDRHGFLRNPRFLPPDAQQGGTSLIRLRTRVGKAEQRCRVRIKARAAEEPAPVFLADPSVVVFADYSKGQVYETTMQLKNLTSASRQVRVIPPTTPYFSIGLGRFPGEGGVVAPGMSCKYTVRFAPDSLGDYEDFIVVETQAEEPLVVSIVAKRPPPVLTLPRVLDCGCCLVGGVKFVEFSCKNVGLSSGTFLIIPKNQWPASNFRSLARTHYSEEPPFAVSPSLFLLQPGEATVVEVVFFPTTAEKSGHVFTVVCDKCQVKDISVKGEGQLIALELVSVSGTPEPPAVRETRDLTAEHFVSFGPCNPRSEQQRKIIIRNNVHLELPFHWQIMKPNLRPLLPWEVPEPSHIQFHLVTDDAFRVSPLTGVLAPCQEQEFLFTFCPEELKDYHSVCHLVLRDVPQLPPEPSDTGIQQPLRPGSTVSDVIAMEIEVKGSTQPHQVLLEPYAVVIPGDIYICTTTRRHFKMWNHSKTGIAFNWERSSSSHIIEVVPATGRIEENECFDFDLLVTGVKPERLVTTLDCSIEHAHQPVTLALEVSFKGPVVTLSEPSVDFGLVKLGERPQTSLLLTNATQLEASWALKEREDRKDAQISVEPCRGVLPPLASCSVDVLFKPHFCQQYEAELELTVQDGTGCHLSVHADVQSPQVCLLNCELLFSDLYVGIPAKATVTLFNQTLLPARFSWTPQLQGRHAELCSASFHPSCGSLGPNAGLEVTVNFTSHTDVSATEVAALCEVQETNLPVALHIIASKAKNLSVSYSLPSDRSSPDDATSSTLLLDFGEATLKRAVTNQLLMTNQTAIPAAFAIEAEYFSCRASQANSPSETGSGYVRKPLHSVQAKKVEDKAHEDFVSSLLAGGKGAAFSVSPDTGMLGPFETQTVEVTAYNDMWGEYRDRLVCKVGELEATFIPMQMTVKGCPLYFQMTGQHPDRQNQGPDIQFGTHLSGGDTVSRSLRINNPTMFDIRADWGTYNVDPGDRKLVDVLVAYGEAFPIKDADGNEVTSGALRISDGSIQTERWERNETPDSEGTSSSLQSRTDGEEYISVGVCEEEERRKLFSVHVRPHMGNLSDYPYCITPQQIVIPAKGSGTIHVSFTPLTLSGSVCESRCVGLALGFLSLDSKMAACVPGKVGRAQGLDLEPVRLNLLAVVKPAALFVQMEEEEEVLKFRASAGDLLKGDAESLVVREFDVTQTLQLKNTLEMPLYFRLGTPPPFLVLKPQPRTSNSSHPPTGEGQPLRLQPQRSIQVKVAFHCSMSLLDYADEEVPPGGMLIHGAGGRRKMRFQRNLLIHYSNNSLQTVSLQADLDLPTVHLSTDSIHFGFCYVGETQTKEVSLCSEGAHTYWKSLIDPIEGDSHVFRMTPDSGLLRSKELNVTSCSQCLQIRFTPTGDREFRATAVIRSPLVKTPLTLKLQGTGSFDEAYTSDVLITSQPPPDM from the exons TCAAATCAGCCTTTTCCTGGTGTGCGGACAGTGATCTCCTCAGAATGAACGACCTGATTTCCCCGCGGGATTACTTAACGGCACACAAACCACCAGAGCAAGCGCCAGCCGCAA TGAAATACAATCCCAACAAACCCACCGTCGCCTACTCCATGCGTGCGTCGAGGGGGCCTCAGGATGACGGTTACACGCCGATCCCCGGTCCAGAAAGGAATGAGTCAGATCTCAGCTTGACCTTGGAATCCAGCTCAGATACCCCAAAGCGGAAGACAACTCAGAGTGAG CAGCTGCACCAGACCAAATCCAGACTAAAGTGGAAGGATGAGCCGAGCACAAAGGATCGGGCAGAGGGACGGGAATACCTTCAGAGGCTGAAAGACCGACACGGCTTCCTACGCAATCCTCGCTTCCTTCCTCCAGATGCGCAGCAGGGCGGCACGTCCCTCATCCGACTGCGAACCAGAGTGGGGAAGGCGGAGCAAAGGTGTCGTGTGAGAATAAAGGCCCG CGCCGCTGAGGAACCCGCTCCGGTTTTCCTCGCCGATCCTTCGGTGGTGGTTTTCGCCGACTACAGCAAGGGACAGGTTTACGAG ACAACAATGCAGCTGAAAAACTTGACTTCTGCAAGCCGCCAGGTCCGAGTCATCCCTCCTACCACTCCTTACTTCTCGATTGGCCTGG GGAGATTCCCCGGCGAGGGTGGTGTCGTTGCCCCGGGGATGAGCTGTAAATACACGGTCCGCTTCGCTCCAGACTCCCTGGGGGACTATGAGGACTTCATTGTAGTGGAGACTCAGGCCGAAGAGCCGCTGGTGGTGTCCATTGTGGCGAAACGACCCCCTCCAGTGCTCACGT TACCGAGAGTCCTGGACTGTGGCTGTTGTCTGGTCGGAGGAGTAAAGTTTGTTGAGTTCTCGTGCAAAAACGTCGGGCTCAGCAGTGGGACCTTCCTCATCATCCCGAAAAACCAGTGGCCAGCGTCAAACTTCAGG tctctAGCAAGAACTCACTACTCTGAGGAGCCGCCCTTCGCTGTGAGCCCGTCTCTTTTTCTCCTGCAGCCAGGAGAGGCCACTGTGGTGGAG GTGGTTTTCTTCCCCACCACCGCTGAGAAGAGCGGCCACGTTTTCACCGTGGTGTGCGACAAATGCCAGGTGAAGGACATTTCCGTCAAAG GCGAGGGCCAGCTGATTGCGCTCGAGCTTGTGTCGGTATCTGGGACGCCGGAGCCTCCTGCGGTGCGAGAGACGCGTGACCTCACGGCAGAGCACTTTGTCAGCTTCGGCCCGTGTAACCCTCGTTCTGAACAACAGAGGAAAATCATCATTAGGAACAACGT CCACTTGGAGCTGCCTTTCCACTGGCAGATAATGAAGCCCAACCTGCGCCCTCTGCTTCCTTGGGAAGTCCCAGAGCCTTCCCATATCCAGTTCCACCTGGTCACAGATGATGCTTTCCGTGTCAGCCCCCTAACAGGGGTTCTGGCTCCCTGTCAGGAACAAGAGTTTCTGTTCACCTTCTGTCCTGAAGAG TTGAAGGATTACCACAGTGTCTGCCACTTAGTCCTGAGGGACGTACCCCAGCTGCCACCAGAGCCCAGTGACACTGG CATCCAGCAGCCCCTGCGCCCTGGATCCACGGTGAGCGATGTCATTGCCATGGAGATAGAGGTCAAAGGGTCAACACAGCCGCACCAAGTCCTGCTGGAGCCCTATGCTGTTGTTATCCCTGGAGACATTTATATTTGCACAACCACCCGCAGACATTTCAAG ATGTGGAATCACAGTAAAACAGGCATCGCTTTCAACTGGGagcgaagcagcagcagccacataATAGAAGTAGTGCCCGCTACTGGAAGGATAG AGGAGAACGAGTGCTTTGATTTCGACCTGCTTGTCACCGGAGTGAAGCCAGAGAGGCTCGTCACCACTCTGGATTGCTCCATAGAGCACGCTCACCAGCCTGTCACTTTGGCCCTGGAAGTCTCGTTCAAG GGCCCCGTGGTGACCCTCAGCGAGCCCAGTGTGGACTTCGGGCTGGTGAAGCTTGGAGAACGACCGCAGACCTCGCTGCTCCTCACCAACGCCACCCAGCTGGAGGCCTCCTGGGCcctgaaggagagggaggaccGTAAAGACGCACAG ATCTCGGTGGAGCCCTGCAGAGGTGTGTTGCCCCCCCTGGCCTCCTGCAGTGTGGATGTTCTATTCAAGCCACATTTTTGCCAGCAGTATGAAGCGGAGCTGGAGCTGACAGTGCAGGATGGGACAGGATG TCACCTGTCGGTACACGCGGATGTGCAGtctcctcaggtgtgtctgctaAACTGTGAGCTGCTCTTCTCTGACCTCTACGTCGGAATTCCCGCAAAGGCAACCGTCACTCTCTTTAACCAGACCCTGCTGCCCGCACGCTTCAGCTGGACG CCTCAGCTTCAGGGTCGACACGCTGAGCTGTGCTCGGCCAGTTTCCACCCCTCCTGTGGATCTTTGGGGCCGAACGCCGGCCTGGAGGTCACAGTTAACTTTACCTCTCACACAGATGTGAGTGCA actgaagtggCTGCTCTCTGCGAGGTCCAGGAGACGAACTTGCCTGTTGCTCTTCACATCATTGCGTCCAAAGCGAAGAATCTTAGCGTGTCCTACTCGCTTCCCAGTGACCG CTCCTCTCCAGACGACGCAACCTCCTCAACGCTGCTGCTTGACTTTGGAGAGGCCACGTTGAAGAGAGCTGTTACAAACCAGTTATTGATGACCAATCAAACCGCCATCCCTGCCGCGTTCGCCATAGAGGCAGAGTATTTCTCTTGCCGTGCCTCACAGGCAAATAGCCCGTCAGAGACAGG ATCCGGGTACGTCAGGAAACCGCTTCACTCGGTCCAAGCTAAGAAGGTTGAGGACAAAGCACACGAGG ATTTTGTGAGCAGCCTGTTGGCTGGTGGAAAAGGCGCAGCTTTCTCCGTCTCGCCAGACACCGGGATGCTGGGGCCGTTTGAGACCCAGACCGTGGAGGTCACCGCCTACAATGACATGTGGGGGGAATACAGAGATCGCCTCGTGTGCAAA GTGGGGGAGCTCGAGGCCACGTTCATTCCCATGCAGATGACAGTGAAAGGTTGTCCTCTCTATTTCCAGATGACAGGCCAGCATCCAGACAGGCAGAACCAGGGACCGGACATTCA GTTTGGGACTCATTTATCCGGAGGTGACACAGTGTCTCGTTCTCTTCGGATCAACAATCCCACCATGTTTG ATATTCGCGCCGACTGGGGAACATACAATGTGGATCCTGGTGACCGTAAACTGGTGGATGTGTTGGTGGCGTACGGGGAGGCCTTCCCGATCAAAGATGCAGATGGAAACGAGGTGACGAGTGGAGCTTTGAGGATTTCTGATGGAAGCATCCAAACGGAAAGATGGGAAAGAAATGAGACTCCGGACTCGGAGGGGACGAGCTCCTCCCTCCAAAGCCGGACA GATGGGGAGGAATATATATCCGTGGGTgtctgtgaggaagaggagaggagaaaactCTTCTCTGTCCATGTCAGACCCCACATGGGCAACCTCTCTGATTACCCATACTGCATCACACCTCAGCAGATA GTGATCCCAGCAAAAGGCAGCGGCACAATCCACGTGTCTTTCACTCCTTTGACTCTTTCCGGGTCGGTTTGTGAATCCAGATGTGTGGGTTTGGCTCTGGGCTTCCTGAGCTTAGACTCTAAG ATGGCTGCGTGTGTCCCTGGGAAAGTTGGAAGAGCTCAGGGTTTGGATTTGGAGCCTGTCAGACTGAATTTACTTGCAGTCGTGAAGCCGGCAGC GCTGTTTgtgcagatggaggaggaagaggaggtgctgAAGTTTCGTGCCTCAGCTGGTGATTTACTGAAGGGAGACGCAGAGTCG CTGGTAGTTCGAGAATTTGACGTAACCCAGACGCTTCAGCTGAAAAACACCTTAGAGATGCCCCTATACTTCAGACTGGGGACTCCGCCTCCATTCTTAGTGCTTAAGCCTCAGCCTCGAACCAGCAACTCCAGCCATCCACCTACTGGCGAAGGCCAGCCTCTGAGGCTGCAGCCACAGCGCAGCATCCAG GTGAAGGTGGCCTTCCACTGCTCCATGTCCCTTCTGGATTATGCAGACGAGGAGGTCCCTCCTGGAGGGATGCTGATCCACGGCGCCGGGGGGCGGAGGAAGATGAGGTTCCAGCGAAACCTCCTGATTCACTACAGCAACAACAGCCTGCAG ACGGTGTCTCTTCAGGCAGATTTGGATCTTCCcactgtccacctgtccactgACAGCATCCACTTTGGGTTCTGCTATGTgggagagacacagacaaaGGAGGTTAGCCTCTGCAGCGAAGGAGCCCACACCTACTGGAAATCACTGATAG ACCCGATTGAAGGAGACTCCCATGTGTTCAGAATGACTCCGGACTCCGGGCTTCTCAGGTCCAAGGAGCTAAAcgtcaccagctgcagccaATGCCTTCAGATCCGCTTCACTCCTAC TGGGGACAGGGAGTTCAGGGCCACGGCGGTGATCCGGTCTCCTCTGGTGAAGACTCCTCTCACTCTGAAACTCCAGGGAACAGGATCCTTTGATGAAGCGTACACGTCTGATGTCCTGATAACATCACAGCCACCGCCTGATATGTAA